One window of Branchiostoma lanceolatum isolate klBraLanc5 chromosome 6, klBraLanc5.hap2, whole genome shotgun sequence genomic DNA carries:
- the LOC136437319 gene encoding uncharacterized protein isoform X2, translating to MVKTKDLYQPVGWVLTALGVATVGLGLGGHRVGLATATLCVGTGVGVAVAGIVGIFCGRKSEKGQLNVWTLTLTLLATILSVTALVLNFKAQVCADPPDWTGDVTGYHQEYDGAIREVVHEANYQHGDPDSSAPGYGLACEHQILSANCPAGKVIRIVSALYGRTQPEAVCAGPVYTTQCRSTTSLTVVQGRCNGQQSCSVTANNSEFGDPCVGTFKYLEIEYECTDTERPRGPNLALGRPTQQSSVGYDGVPERAVDGVENGVYSANSCTHTQLTHNPWWRVDLGSSRSIGDVVIFNRQDCCSERLSPFQVHVGDSPDVMSNPTCGGNHAVPAGQPAVTVDCRGRTGRYVGILLPTRQYLTLCEVQVYEDVQVERLGCWTDTADRAIPTVEGSDPRLDGPYQSRQQAFQKCQAVALNRNLSVFALQNGGWCASSAEAGNTYKMYGPSGDCRDDGKGGPWANEVYKITQRGSLLNELVCEHQTASLQCPDRQQIRVVSASYGRTDGTVCGGPVRTTECRSRTSLSVVKGACDARQSCVVSAENSVFGDPCVGTFKYLEVQYACIATPGPDPVGLWPFNEQYGAGDATGNGNDGVATGTRLVPGPFGNVKGAFLFSGTTNSYIDIPNNGVLDVRSSYTILAHIFPTGEAGPIFNYVGNNNQWAVHLWLTAPQDLFMRTVGRDGHFSPAIGATVLQQNAWNYVGGTYDSSTGVSSIWNNGQLASQKQVGVPAVASQYPIRVGKRDGDSRIFSGRIACLQLYNFAMTADQIAAARDKCGALTPPRPIEPVGSQLQRLGCWADTADRAVPTLEGSDPGLDGRYGSRTDVIRKCRDAAARRGYNVFAIQNGGWCAASADALQTYQMYGRSDACRADGEGGPWANEVYKIVTRPQPQPGLVCERSTMSIQCPAHKVIHIQSAMYGRVPGGSVCGTVYTGAPCRSPTSLSVLQERCDGRKTCSVQAENGLFGDPCVGTNKYLAVEYECVRVPGYKGCYEDIESRKFPADEMQSDKMTPEMCVRHCKDNGHAYAATQYSRECWCGSEHHLDGLGSRLPETECDKPCPGDADQWCGGTWRMSVYGVQDRDVCETPSTDTQYRYRWDMPRLTGQRFTFEVQANNDAHVALSSQSQDMDDMYEIVIGGWSNTQSVIRRSKQGNNHATASTSGINSPTEYRTFWITWSSDGTIAVGRGGETQPFMQWTDPDPLPIAYAGYTTGWGSTGRWKFCHAARPAETGMQSSVEAPRKRSGCSPCRHIAFYVKISTSIMLSLCLLACLLACLGYRRFDSKKFRNAVKQPPDIFSISTAPPPGLTNDYGVAPLGPAVADDPPPPYPQEDSPCYKATADT from the exons ATGGTGAAGACGAAGGACCTCTACCAGCCCGTGGGGTGGGTGCTGACGGCCCTGGGGGTGGCGACTGTCGGCCTGGGGTTGGGAGGACACAGAGTAGGTCTGGCTACAGCCACCCTGTGTGTGGGTACGGGTGTGGGG GTCGCAGTCGCTGGCATTGTGGGTATTTTCTGCGGTCGGAAGTCTGAAAAAGGCCAGCTG AATGTTTGGACCTTGACCCTGACCTTGCTGGCGACGATCCTGTCCGTCacggccttggtgctgaacttcaAGGCACAAGTGTGTGCAGACCCTCCGGACTGGACGGGCGACGTCACAGGCTATCACCAGGAGTACGACGGGGCCATACGCGAGGTCGTCCATGAAGCCAATTACCAACACG GAGATCCTGACTCTTCAGCGCCCGGGTACGGCCTTGCCTGTGAACACCAGATCCTGTCTGCAAACTGTCCGGCTGGCAAGGTCATCCGCATCGTGTCGGCCCTGTACGGCCGAACCCAGCCCGAAGCCGTCTGTGCAGGTCCGGTGTACACCACCCAGTGCCGCAGTACAACCAGCCTCACGGTGGTACAGGGTCGCTGTAACGGTCAACAGTCGTGTTCGGTTACAGCGAACAACAGCGAGTTCGGAGATCCATGCGTTGGCACGTTCAAGTACCTGGAGATCGAATACGAATGTACTGACACCGAGC GTCCTCGCGGTCCTAACCTCGCCTTAGGAAGACCAACACAGCAGTCAAGCGTGGGGTACGACGGTGTCCCTGAACGGGCGGTGGACGGCGTCGAGAACGGCGTCTACAGTGCCAACTCCTGCACCCACACCCAGCTGACTCACAACCCGTGGTGGCGGGTAGACCTGGGCAGTTCGCGCAGCATCGGCGATGTCGTCATCTTCAACCGCCAGGACTGCTGCTCAGAGAGGCTGAGTCCCTTCCAGGTTCACGTAGGGGATTCCCCTGACGTGATGTCCAACCCGACCTGCGGCGGGAACCACGCGGTACCGGCGGGACAGCCAGCCGTCACCGTGGACTGCCGTGGTCGCACGGGGCGGTATGTGGGGATCCTGCTACCCACCAGGCAGTATCTCACTCTCTGTGAGGTCCAGGTGTACGAAG ATGTACAGGTTGAACGGCTTGGGTGCTGGACAGACACCGCTGACAGGGCCATCCCTACAGTTGAGGGGTCGGACCCGAGGTTGGATGGACCTTACCAATCACGCCAGCAGGCCTTCCAGAAGTGCCAGGCAGTGGCACTGAATCGGAACTTGAGTGTATTTGCTCTTCAG AACGGAGGTTGGTGTGCGTCATCTGCAGAAGCTGGAAACACCTACAAGATGTACGGACCTTCGGGAGACTGCCGAGATGACGGCAAAGGCGGTCCTTGGGCAAACGAGGTCTACAAGATAACTCAAC GAGGAAGCCTGCTGAACGAGCTGGTGTGTGAACACCAGACGGCGTCCCTACAGTGTCCCGACAGGCAGCAGATCCGCGTGGTGAGCGCCTCCTACGGCCGGACCGACGGGACCGTGTGCGGCGGGCCTGTCCGCACCACCGAGTGTAGGAGCAGAACCAGTCTGTCGGTGGTGAAGGGAGCGTGTGACGCCCGGCAGTCTTGTGTCGTATCTGCGGAAAACAGCGTGTTCGGAGATCCGTGCGTGGGGACATTCAAGTACTTGGAAGTGCAGTATGCGTGCATCGCAACACCAG GACCTGATCCGGTAGGTCTGTGGCCGTTCAACGAGCAGTACGGCGCAGGAGACGCAACAGGAAACGGAAATGACGGAGTGGCAACAGGAACCCGCTTGGTCCCAGGTCCCTTTGGAAACGTCAAGGGCGCTTTCCTGTTTTCGGGGACTACAAATTCCTACATCGACATTCCTAACAACGGAGTCTTGGATGTGCGCTCCTCATACACCATACTGGCACACATCTTCCCAACCGGCGAGGCCGGGCCGATCTTCAACTACGTCGGGAACAACAACCAGTGGGCGGTGCATCTCTGGCTGACGGCTCCGCAGGACCTCTTCATGCG GACGGTGGGAAGAGACGGACATTTCTCACCTGCCATCGGTGCGACTGTCCTGCAGCAGAACGCCTGGAACTACGTGGGCGGAACCTACGACAGTTCCACAGGCGTGTCATCCATCTGGAACAACGGCCAACTGGCTAGTCAGAAACAGGTCGGAGTCCCAGCGGTCGCAAGTCAGTACCCCATCCGGGTGGGCAAGAGGGACGGAGACAGTCGGATTTTCTCGGGCCGTATTGCCTGTCTGCAGCTGTACAACTTCGCAATGACTGCCGACCAGATTGCAGCAGCACGGGATAAGTGTGGAG CGCTGACACCCCCACGGCCGATTGAGCCCGTCGGTAGTCAGCTGCAGCGTCTCGGCTGTTGGGCGGACACTGCCGACCGCGCCGTCCCCACCTTGGAGGGTTCCGACCCCGGCCTGGACGGACGGTACGGATCACGCACTGACGTCATCAGGAAGTGTCGGGATGCCGCCGCCAGACGGGGATACAACGTGTTTGCCATCCAG AACGGTGGATGGTGTGCCGCGTCGGCCGACGCACTGCAGACTTACCAGATGTACGGCCGGTCCGACGCTTGTCGCGCCGACGGCGAGGGAGGCCCCTGGGCGAACGAGGTCTACAAGATTGTAACAC GTCCACAACCACAGCCAGGCTTGGTGTGTGAACGCTCCACCATGTCCATACAGTGTCCTGCTCACAAGGTCATCCATATCCAGTCAGCCATGTACGGACGCGTGCCCGGTGGGTCGGTGTGCGGCACTGTCTACACCGGAGCGCCGTGCAGGAGCCCCACCAGCCTCTCGGTCCTACAGGAACGGTGCGACGGCAGGAAGACCTGCTCGGTGCAGGCTGAAAATGGCCTTTTCGGCGATCCGTGTGTCGGAACGAACAAGTATCTGGCAGTAGAATATGAGTGCGTCCGCGTTCCAG GTTACAAGGGCTGCTACGAAGACATCGAGTCTCGCAAGTTTCCGGCTGACGAAATGCAGTCCGATAAGATGACGCCAGAGATGTGTGTCCGACACTGTAAAGACAACGGACATGCTTACGCTG CCACTCAGTACTCCCGTGAGTGCTGGTGCGGGTCCGAACACCATTTGGACGGTCTCGGCAGCCGCCTACCAGAGACGGAATGTGACAAACCGTGCCCGGGTGATGCGGACCAATGGTGCGGGGGGACGTGGAGGATGTCGGTGTATGGAGTCCAGGATCGCGACG TTTGTGAGACCCCCAGCACGGACACCCAGTACCGGTACCGCTGGGACATGCCCCGCCTGACAGGACAGCGCTTCACGTTTGAGGTGCAGGCCAACAATGACGCCCATGTGGCGCTGTCCTCCCAGAGCCAGGACATGGACGACATGTACGAAATCGTCATCGGTGGCTGGTCCAACACACAGTCCGTCATACGCCGCAGCAAGCAAGGCAACAACCATGCCACAGCCTCAACATCTG GCATCAACTCCCCCACAGAGTACAGGACCTTCTGGATCACCTGGTCTTCAGACGGAACCATTGCTGTTGGGAGGGGTGGGGAAACTCAGCCGTTCATGCAGTGGACAGACCCAGACCCTCTGCCCATTGCCTATGCTGGATACACCACTGGGTGGGGGAGTACAGGGAGGTGGAAGTTCTGCCACGCTGCTCGGCCTGCAG AGACAGGGATGCAATCCTCCGTGGAAGCCCCTCGGAAGCGGTCAGGCTGTTCACCATGCAGACATATCGCCTTCTACGTGAAGATCTCCACATCCATTATGCTCTCCCTGTGCCTGCTGGCCTGCCTTCTGGCATGTTTGGGATATCGACGGTTCGACAGTAAG AAGTTCAGAAATGCTGTGAAACAGCCACCGGATATATTCTCCATATCCACCGCACCACCCCCAG GTCTCACCAATGATTATGGTGTGGCACCACTGGGTCCGGCTGTGGCAGACGATCCACCACCACCATACCCACAGGAGGACAGCCCTTGCTATAAAGCCACCGCTGACACCTAG
- the LOC136437319 gene encoding uncharacterized protein isoform X1 — protein MVKTKDLYQPVGWVLTALGVATVGLGLGGHRVGLATATLCVGTGVGVAVAGIVGIFCGRKSEKGQLNVWTLTLTLLATILSVTALVLNFKAQVCADPPDWTGDVTGYHQEYDGAIREVVHEANYQHGDPDSSAPGYGLACEHQILSANCPAGKVIRIVSALYGRTQPEAVCAGPVYTTQCRSTTSLTVVQGRCNGQQSCSVTANNSEFGDPCVGTFKYLEIEYECTDTERPRGPNLALGRPTQQSSVGYDGVPERAVDGVENGVYSANSCTHTQLTHNPWWRVDLGSSRSIGDVVIFNRQDCCSERLSPFQVHVGDSPDVMSNPTCGGNHAVPAGQPAVTVDCRGRTGRYVGILLPTRQYLTLCEVQVYEDVQVERLGCWTDTADRAIPTVEGSDPRLDGPYQSRQQAFQKCQAVALNRNLSVFALQNGGWCASSAEAGNTYKMYGPSGDCRDDGKGGPWANEVYKITQRGSLLNELVCEHQTASLQCPDRQQIRVVSASYGRTDGTVCGGPVRTTECRSRTSLSVVKGACDARQSCVVSAENSVFGDPCVGTFKYLEVQYACIATPDMPRYLGCYEDHRERIFPSDRMDSDDMTSDLCIQHCREYGHQYAATQYAHECWCGSQNDFVGIGGRRPDSECDLPCPGGSTSEQMCGGTWRMSVYRIGRADWGPDPVGLWPFNEQYGAGDATGNGNDGVATGTRLVPGPFGNVKGAFLFSGTTNSYIDIPNNGVLDVRSSYTILAHIFPTGEAGPIFNYVGNNNQWAVHLWLTAPQDLFMRTVGRDGHFSPAIGATVLQQNAWNYVGGTYDSSTGVSSIWNNGQLASQKQVGVPAVASQYPIRVGKRDGDSRIFSGRIACLQLYNFAMTADQIAAARDKCGALTPPRPIEPVGSQLQRLGCWADTADRAVPTLEGSDPGLDGRYGSRTDVIRKCRDAAARRGYNVFAIQNGGWCAASADALQTYQMYGRSDACRADGEGGPWANEVYKIVTRPQPQPGLVCERSTMSIQCPAHKVIHIQSAMYGRVPGGSVCGTVYTGAPCRSPTSLSVLQERCDGRKTCSVQAENGLFGDPCVGTNKYLAVEYECVRVPGYKGCYEDIESRKFPADEMQSDKMTPEMCVRHCKDNGHAYAATQYSRECWCGSEHHLDGLGSRLPETECDKPCPGDADQWCGGTWRMSVYGVQDRDVCETPSTDTQYRYRWDMPRLTGQRFTFEVQANNDAHVALSSQSQDMDDMYEIVIGGWSNTQSVIRRSKQGNNHATASTSGINSPTEYRTFWITWSSDGTIAVGRGGETQPFMQWTDPDPLPIAYAGYTTGWGSTGRWKFCHAARPAETGMQSSVEAPRKRSGCSPCRHIAFYVKISTSIMLSLCLLACLLACLGYRRFDSKKFRNAVKQPPDIFSISTAPPPGLTNDYGVAPLGPAVADDPPPPYPQEDSPCYKATADT, from the exons ATGGTGAAGACGAAGGACCTCTACCAGCCCGTGGGGTGGGTGCTGACGGCCCTGGGGGTGGCGACTGTCGGCCTGGGGTTGGGAGGACACAGAGTAGGTCTGGCTACAGCCACCCTGTGTGTGGGTACGGGTGTGGGG GTCGCAGTCGCTGGCATTGTGGGTATTTTCTGCGGTCGGAAGTCTGAAAAAGGCCAGCTG AATGTTTGGACCTTGACCCTGACCTTGCTGGCGACGATCCTGTCCGTCacggccttggtgctgaacttcaAGGCACAAGTGTGTGCAGACCCTCCGGACTGGACGGGCGACGTCACAGGCTATCACCAGGAGTACGACGGGGCCATACGCGAGGTCGTCCATGAAGCCAATTACCAACACG GAGATCCTGACTCTTCAGCGCCCGGGTACGGCCTTGCCTGTGAACACCAGATCCTGTCTGCAAACTGTCCGGCTGGCAAGGTCATCCGCATCGTGTCGGCCCTGTACGGCCGAACCCAGCCCGAAGCCGTCTGTGCAGGTCCGGTGTACACCACCCAGTGCCGCAGTACAACCAGCCTCACGGTGGTACAGGGTCGCTGTAACGGTCAACAGTCGTGTTCGGTTACAGCGAACAACAGCGAGTTCGGAGATCCATGCGTTGGCACGTTCAAGTACCTGGAGATCGAATACGAATGTACTGACACCGAGC GTCCTCGCGGTCCTAACCTCGCCTTAGGAAGACCAACACAGCAGTCAAGCGTGGGGTACGACGGTGTCCCTGAACGGGCGGTGGACGGCGTCGAGAACGGCGTCTACAGTGCCAACTCCTGCACCCACACCCAGCTGACTCACAACCCGTGGTGGCGGGTAGACCTGGGCAGTTCGCGCAGCATCGGCGATGTCGTCATCTTCAACCGCCAGGACTGCTGCTCAGAGAGGCTGAGTCCCTTCCAGGTTCACGTAGGGGATTCCCCTGACGTGATGTCCAACCCGACCTGCGGCGGGAACCACGCGGTACCGGCGGGACAGCCAGCCGTCACCGTGGACTGCCGTGGTCGCACGGGGCGGTATGTGGGGATCCTGCTACCCACCAGGCAGTATCTCACTCTCTGTGAGGTCCAGGTGTACGAAG ATGTACAGGTTGAACGGCTTGGGTGCTGGACAGACACCGCTGACAGGGCCATCCCTACAGTTGAGGGGTCGGACCCGAGGTTGGATGGACCTTACCAATCACGCCAGCAGGCCTTCCAGAAGTGCCAGGCAGTGGCACTGAATCGGAACTTGAGTGTATTTGCTCTTCAG AACGGAGGTTGGTGTGCGTCATCTGCAGAAGCTGGAAACACCTACAAGATGTACGGACCTTCGGGAGACTGCCGAGATGACGGCAAAGGCGGTCCTTGGGCAAACGAGGTCTACAAGATAACTCAAC GAGGAAGCCTGCTGAACGAGCTGGTGTGTGAACACCAGACGGCGTCCCTACAGTGTCCCGACAGGCAGCAGATCCGCGTGGTGAGCGCCTCCTACGGCCGGACCGACGGGACCGTGTGCGGCGGGCCTGTCCGCACCACCGAGTGTAGGAGCAGAACCAGTCTGTCGGTGGTGAAGGGAGCGTGTGACGCCCGGCAGTCTTGTGTCGTATCTGCGGAAAACAGCGTGTTCGGAGATCCGTGCGTGGGGACATTCAAGTACTTGGAAGTGCAGTATGCGTGCATCGCAACACCAG ACATGCCGCGCTACCTTGGCTGTTATGAGGACCATCGTGAGCGGATCTTCCCCTCAGACCGCATGGATTCTGACGACATGACGTCAGACTTGTGCATCCAACATTGCCGGGAATACGGACATCAGTATGCGG CCACCCAGTACGCCCATGAATGTTGGTGTGGCTCTCAAAACGACTTTGTCGGGATCGGAGGACGCCGGCCGGACTCTGAGTGCGACCTCCCGTGTCCAGGAGGTTCTACATCAGAGCAGATGTGCGGGGGGACGTGGAGAATGTCTGTCTACAGGATCGGCCGGGCAGACTGGG GACCTGATCCGGTAGGTCTGTGGCCGTTCAACGAGCAGTACGGCGCAGGAGACGCAACAGGAAACGGAAATGACGGAGTGGCAACAGGAACCCGCTTGGTCCCAGGTCCCTTTGGAAACGTCAAGGGCGCTTTCCTGTTTTCGGGGACTACAAATTCCTACATCGACATTCCTAACAACGGAGTCTTGGATGTGCGCTCCTCATACACCATACTGGCACACATCTTCCCAACCGGCGAGGCCGGGCCGATCTTCAACTACGTCGGGAACAACAACCAGTGGGCGGTGCATCTCTGGCTGACGGCTCCGCAGGACCTCTTCATGCG GACGGTGGGAAGAGACGGACATTTCTCACCTGCCATCGGTGCGACTGTCCTGCAGCAGAACGCCTGGAACTACGTGGGCGGAACCTACGACAGTTCCACAGGCGTGTCATCCATCTGGAACAACGGCCAACTGGCTAGTCAGAAACAGGTCGGAGTCCCAGCGGTCGCAAGTCAGTACCCCATCCGGGTGGGCAAGAGGGACGGAGACAGTCGGATTTTCTCGGGCCGTATTGCCTGTCTGCAGCTGTACAACTTCGCAATGACTGCCGACCAGATTGCAGCAGCACGGGATAAGTGTGGAG CGCTGACACCCCCACGGCCGATTGAGCCCGTCGGTAGTCAGCTGCAGCGTCTCGGCTGTTGGGCGGACACTGCCGACCGCGCCGTCCCCACCTTGGAGGGTTCCGACCCCGGCCTGGACGGACGGTACGGATCACGCACTGACGTCATCAGGAAGTGTCGGGATGCCGCCGCCAGACGGGGATACAACGTGTTTGCCATCCAG AACGGTGGATGGTGTGCCGCGTCGGCCGACGCACTGCAGACTTACCAGATGTACGGCCGGTCCGACGCTTGTCGCGCCGACGGCGAGGGAGGCCCCTGGGCGAACGAGGTCTACAAGATTGTAACAC GTCCACAACCACAGCCAGGCTTGGTGTGTGAACGCTCCACCATGTCCATACAGTGTCCTGCTCACAAGGTCATCCATATCCAGTCAGCCATGTACGGACGCGTGCCCGGTGGGTCGGTGTGCGGCACTGTCTACACCGGAGCGCCGTGCAGGAGCCCCACCAGCCTCTCGGTCCTACAGGAACGGTGCGACGGCAGGAAGACCTGCTCGGTGCAGGCTGAAAATGGCCTTTTCGGCGATCCGTGTGTCGGAACGAACAAGTATCTGGCAGTAGAATATGAGTGCGTCCGCGTTCCAG GTTACAAGGGCTGCTACGAAGACATCGAGTCTCGCAAGTTTCCGGCTGACGAAATGCAGTCCGATAAGATGACGCCAGAGATGTGTGTCCGACACTGTAAAGACAACGGACATGCTTACGCTG CCACTCAGTACTCCCGTGAGTGCTGGTGCGGGTCCGAACACCATTTGGACGGTCTCGGCAGCCGCCTACCAGAGACGGAATGTGACAAACCGTGCCCGGGTGATGCGGACCAATGGTGCGGGGGGACGTGGAGGATGTCGGTGTATGGAGTCCAGGATCGCGACG TTTGTGAGACCCCCAGCACGGACACCCAGTACCGGTACCGCTGGGACATGCCCCGCCTGACAGGACAGCGCTTCACGTTTGAGGTGCAGGCCAACAATGACGCCCATGTGGCGCTGTCCTCCCAGAGCCAGGACATGGACGACATGTACGAAATCGTCATCGGTGGCTGGTCCAACACACAGTCCGTCATACGCCGCAGCAAGCAAGGCAACAACCATGCCACAGCCTCAACATCTG GCATCAACTCCCCCACAGAGTACAGGACCTTCTGGATCACCTGGTCTTCAGACGGAACCATTGCTGTTGGGAGGGGTGGGGAAACTCAGCCGTTCATGCAGTGGACAGACCCAGACCCTCTGCCCATTGCCTATGCTGGATACACCACTGGGTGGGGGAGTACAGGGAGGTGGAAGTTCTGCCACGCTGCTCGGCCTGCAG AGACAGGGATGCAATCCTCCGTGGAAGCCCCTCGGAAGCGGTCAGGCTGTTCACCATGCAGACATATCGCCTTCTACGTGAAGATCTCCACATCCATTATGCTCTCCCTGTGCCTGCTGGCCTGCCTTCTGGCATGTTTGGGATATCGACGGTTCGACAGTAAG AAGTTCAGAAATGCTGTGAAACAGCCACCGGATATATTCTCCATATCCACCGCACCACCCCCAG GTCTCACCAATGATTATGGTGTGGCACCACTGGGTCCGGCTGTGGCAGACGATCCACCACCACCATACCCACAGGAGGACAGCCCTTGCTATAAAGCCACCGCTGACACCTAG